A single genomic interval of Sceloporus undulatus isolate JIND9_A2432 ecotype Alabama chromosome 2, SceUnd_v1.1, whole genome shotgun sequence harbors:
- the PPWD1 gene encoding peptidylprolyl isomerase domain and WD repeat-containing protein 1 gives MAGVESQRKRRHREEEEGEAKEDGAKSEGEGKEEEEEEEEERWVGPLPGEAVRVKRRKVLEFEHVYLDNLPSASMYERSYMHRDVITHVVCTKTDFVITASHDGHVKFWKKVEEGIEFVKHFRSHLSVIESIAASAEGALFCSVGDDKAMKVFDVVNFDMINMLKLGYHPGQCEWVYCPGDAISSVAASEKSTGRIFIYDGRGNNQPLHVFDKLHTSPLTQIRLNSVYKVIVSSDKSGMIEYWTGPPHEYKFPKNVNWEYKTDTDLYEFAKCKAYPTSMCFSPDGRKMATIGSDRKVRIFRFLTGKLMRVFDESLSMFTELQQMRQQLPDMEFGRRMAVERELEKVDAVRLINIIFDETGHFVLYGTMLGIKVINVETNRCVRILGKQENIRIMQLALFQGVAKKHRAAVTVEMKASDNPVLQNIQADPTIICTAFKKNRFYMFTKREPEDTKSADSDRDVFNEKPSKEEVMAATQAEGPKRVSDSAIIHTSMGDIHVKLFPVECPKTVENFCVHSRNSYYNSHTFHRIIKGFMIQTGDPTGTGMGGESIWGGEFEDEFHSTLRHDRPYTLSMANAGPNTNGSQFFITVVPTPWLDNKHSVFGRVTKGMEVVQRISNVKVNPKTDKPYEDVSIINITVK, from the exons TTCTTGAATTCGAACATGTCTATCTGGATAATCTTCCCAGTGCTTCAATGTATGAGCGCAGTTATATGCACAGAGATGTCATCACACACGTAGTGTGTACTAA GACTGATTTTGTAATTACAGCCAGCCATGATGGACATGTCAAATTCTGGAAGAAAGTGGAAGAGGGAATTGAATTTGTTAAACATTTTCGTAGTCATTTGA GTGTTATTGAGAGCATTGCAGCAAGTGCAGAAGGAGCATTGTTCTGCTCTGTAGGGGATGATAAAGCAATGAAGGTTTTTGATGTGGTGAATTTTGATATGATCAATATGCTCAaacttgg CTATCACCCAGGCCAATGTGAGTGGGTATATTGCCCAGGAGATGCTATATCTTCAGTAGCTGCATCTGAAAAAAGTACTGGGAGAATATTTATATATGATGGACGAGGAAACAATCAACCACTCCATGtttttgataaactccatacatcTCCTCTTACACAAATACGACTGAACTCTGTCTATAAAGTCATAGTATCATCTGACAAGTCTGGAATGATTGAATACTGGACTGGACCTCCTCATGAATACAAATTTCCTAAAAATGTGAACTGGGAATATAAAACGGATACTGATTTGTATGAATTTGCTAAATGTAAAGCATACCCGACCAGTATGTGTTTCTCTCCTGATGGCAGAAAAATGGCTACTATTGGCTCTGACCGAAAAGTCAGAATTTTCAGATTCTTGACAGGGAAGCTTATGAGGGTCTTCGATGAATCTTTGAGT ATGTTTACTGAGCTGCAGCAGATGAGACAACAACTTCCAGACATGGAGTTCGGACGCCGTATGGCTGTGGAACGGGAGTTGGAAAAAGTTGATGCTGTACGGTTAATTAACATCATTTTTGATGAAACTGGACACTTTGTACTTTATGGAACAATGCTGGGAATTAAGGTCATCAACGTGGAAACAAACCG ATGTGTTAGAATCCTAGGCAAACAGGAGAATATCAGAATTATGCAGCTGGCTCTGTTCCAGGGTGTAGCAAAGAAACATCGTGCTGCAGTTACTGTAGAGATGAAAGCATCTGATAATCCGGTTCTCCAGAATATCCAAGCAGATCCAACTATAATTtgcactgcatttaaaaaaaacagattttatatg TTTACCAAGCGTGAACCAGAAGACACCAAGAGTGCAGATTCTGATAGAGATGTGTTTAATGAGAAGCCATCTAAAGAAGAGGTCATGGCAGCCACCCAAGCAGAAGGGCCCAAAAGGGTATCTGATAGTGCCATTATTCACACAAGCATGGGAGATATTCATGTCAAACTCTTTCCTGTTGA GTGTCCTAAAACAGTGGAAAATTTCTGTGTGCATAGCAGGAACAGTTACTACAATAGTCACACCTTTCATCGGATCATAAAG GGCTTCATGATTCAGACTGGTGATCCGACTGGTACTGGAATGGGGGGTGAAAGTATTTGGGGAGGAGAATTTGAGGATGAGTTCCACTCAACATTACGACATGACAGGCCCTACACACTCAGTATGGCTAATGCAGGACCAAACACCAATGGCTCACAGTTCTTCATAACAGTCGTACCCACT CCTTGGCTAGACAACAAGCACAGTGTGTTTGGAAGAGTAACTAAAGGGATGGAAGTTGTTCAGAGAATATCAAATGTGAAAGTCAATCCAAAAACTGACAAACCTTATGAAGATGTCAGTATTATTAATATCACAGTGAAATGA